AAGGCAGTATGAATTTTGTTATAGTGCATTCTTGTGCATGTTATTGTGGGTTAAGGTGATTCTGATAGgataaatatgtcaaaaatcTCATAATCTGTGACCTCAGCAATACTTTCCCTTCTTTTGCAACCTCTTCAAggcgtctttgatttctttgttcctcagactataaaTCAAGGGATTCAACATGGGAATCACCACAGTGTAGAAGACTGATGCAAATCTGTCAAAGCTGGAGGAACCGCCAGAGCTGGAACTCAAGTAGACAAAGATACTTGAGGAATAGAAGAGGGTCACTGCTGTcaggtgagaagcacaggtgCTGAAAGCCTTGGACCTGCCTTTAGCTGAAGTGATCTTCATAATGGAGATGACAATACAGCCATAAGATATCATGATAATTGAGACATTTATTATCCCAAAGATCACTATTAATACCGCAGTCATGAGTTGTACAAAGAAAGTGTCAGTGCAGGACAGGACTAACAGTTGGggcatgtcacagaagaagtggttgatGATATTAGGCCCACAGAATTGGAGCTGAAGCATGGCACACAATTGGGATATAGAACCAGAGAATCCTGCCATATAGGACCCAAGCACCATTTGAACACACAGAGTGGGTGacatgatggatgaatagagaagTGGGTTACAAATGGCAGCATATCGATCATAAGCCatggctgtcatgagacaagactcactcaGTCCCATGGTTGAAAAGATGAAGTATTGAACAGCACAACCCACAAGGGTGATGGTTTGCTGCTCCTGGAAAAAGTTGGAGAGCATCTTGGGGACTGTGGAGGTCACGTAGCAGATATCAATGAAGGACAGATTatggagga
This sequence is a window from Equus caballus isolate H_3958 breed thoroughbred chromosome 12, TB-T2T, whole genome shotgun sequence. Protein-coding genes within it:
- the LOC138916900 gene encoding olfactory receptor 5AN1-like, which translates into the protein MTQGGNITAITHFLLLGFSDFPGIRAVLFVVFLLVYIMTLIWNLCLIILIRMDFHLHTPMYFFLHNLSFIDICYVTSTVPKMLSNFFQEQQTITLVGCAVQYFIFSTMGLSESCLMTAMAYDRYAAICNPLLYSSIMSPTLCVQMVLGSYMAGFSGSISQLCAMLQLQFCGPNIINHFFCDMPQLLVLSCTDTFFVQLMTAVLIVIFGIINVSIIMISYGCIVISIMKITSAKGRSKAFSTCASHLTAVTLFYSSSIFVYLSSSSGGSSSFDRFASVFYTVVIPMLNPLIYSLRNKEIKDALKRLQKKGKYC